The following are from one region of the Kiritimatiellia bacterium genome:
- a CDS encoding NUDIX domain-containing protein, producing MELGATVCRPRRPCCGRCPLRAVCRAFLGGDPAAVPRPRRRAPRPHWTVGAAVTLDARGRVLVAQRPDNSMLGGLWEFPGGKVEPGETIRECIRRELIEELGLEVEVGPEIARVRHDYTHFRITLHAYACRPVRGRARPLRCAAVGWIRPADARQLAFSTADLRVLAVVLQRHAELRRWARRGTWSQPAGALRGE from the coding sequence ATGGAGCTGGGCGCGACGGTGTGTCGTCCCCGGCGGCCCTGCTGCGGGCGCTGTCCGCTGCGGGCGGTCTGCCGCGCGTTTCTGGGGGGCGATCCGGCCGCGGTTCCCCGCCCGCGCCGCCGGGCGCCGCGGCCGCACTGGACAGTCGGCGCCGCGGTGACGCTGGATGCGCGGGGGCGAGTGCTGGTTGCCCAACGGCCGGACAACTCGATGCTCGGCGGGCTCTGGGAGTTTCCCGGCGGCAAGGTGGAGCCCGGCGAAACGATCCGCGAATGCATCCGGCGCGAACTGATCGAGGAGCTGGGATTGGAGGTCGAGGTGGGACCGGAAATCGCGCGGGTCCGGCACGACTATACGCATTTCAGGATCACGCTGCACGCGTACGCATGCCGGCCGGTGCGGGGCCGCGCGCGCCCGCTGCGCTGCGCCGCCGTCGGCTGGATCCGCCCCGCCGACGCTCGACAGCTCGCCTTTTCGACGGCCGACCTCCGCGTGCTGGCGGTGGTCCTCCAACGCCATGCGGAGCTGCGCCGATGGGCCCGGCGCGGTACGTGGTCGCAACCCGCTGGCGCGCTGCGCGGAGAGTGA
- a CDS encoding redoxin domain-containing protein has product MVRIGHVIPDLELEAYHNDEVKTIRLSDYRGRWLILFFYPADFTFVCPTELEEMADHYSEFQKLDAEVLSVSTDTVYVHKAWHDTSKAIHKIRFPMLADPTGNLCREFGTYIPEAGLSLRGTFLVDPKGVLKIIEIHDNSIGRSAKELLRKLQAARFVAEHGEVCPASWEPGKKGLKPGLELVGKI; this is encoded by the coding sequence CTGACCTTGAGCTCGAGGCCTATCACAACGACGAGGTGAAAACGATACGGCTCTCCGACTATCGAGGTCGCTGGTTGATTCTGTTTTTCTATCCCGCCGACTTCACCTTTGTGTGTCCGACCGAACTGGAGGAGATGGCGGACCACTATTCGGAGTTCCAGAAACTCGACGCGGAGGTGCTCAGTGTCAGCACCGACACCGTGTACGTGCACAAGGCGTGGCACGACACCTCGAAGGCGATTCACAAGATCCGCTTCCCGATGCTCGCCGATCCGACCGGCAATCTCTGCCGTGAGTTTGGCACGTACATCCCGGAGGCGGGGCTCTCGCTGCGCGGCACGTTCCTGGTGGACCCGAAGGGCGTGCTGAAGATCATTGAGATTCACGACAACAGCATCGGCCGCAGCGCAAAGGAGCTGCTGCGGAAGCTGCAAGCCGCGCGGTTCGTGGCGGAGCACGGAGAGGTGTGCCCCGCGAGCTGGGAGCCTGGGAAGAAGGGCTTGAAGCCCGGGCTTGAGCTGGTCGGCAAGATTTGA